Genomic window (Chloroflexota bacterium):
CGCGGAAGTCGAGGAGGCAGCCTCGACCACAGAACGCATACGTCGTCCCATCGTGCACCGTGACGAGCCCGTCCGCCCGCGCCTCTGCCAGGTCGACGGTCATGCCGCACACCGGGTCGACGAGCGTGGTGGGCTGGGGCTGCTCGGTCATCGGGAGAACTCCTCTCGAAGTGTCGTGGGGGTGGTCCGCCGGGTGGCGGGGATCCGGAAGTCCCGGAGTCGCAGGGCGTTCGAGACGACGGTCACGGACGAGAGGGCCATCGCCCCCGCCGCGAAGATCGGGTCGAGGAGCCAGCCGGTGAACGGGTACAGGGCGCCGGCGGCGAGGGGGATGAGGGCGACGTTGTAGGCGAACGCCCAGAAGAGGTTCTGGCGGATGTTCCGCATCGTCGCGCGCGAC
Coding sequences:
- a CDS encoding YHS domain-containing protein, whose amino-acid sequence is MTEQPQPTTLVDPVCGMTVDLAEARADGLVTVHDGTTYAFCGRGCLLDFRDDPVRYLDPGHTPSM